A single genomic interval of Electrophorus electricus isolate fEleEle1 chromosome 2, fEleEle1.pri, whole genome shotgun sequence harbors:
- the cxcr2 gene encoding C-X-C chemokine receptor type 1 has translation MWNTSDLNDNESYIGEDFSPCHMVSGKDSTGVAVVYLVVFFLGLLGNSVVIYVVCLMENRRTSTDIFLMHLAVADLLFSLTLPFWAVYIYTSSWVFGTHLCKLLSGVQEASFYGSVFLLACISIDRYMAIVKATQFVCSQRRVVRLVCGAVWLGACVLAMPVVVKREALLMTGYDIIVCYENVTAEAVEAWRVSLRVLRHTLGFFLPLTVMLFCYSWTVGTLFHSRNSQKHKAMRVILCVVLAFLFCWLPNNITNFIDTLMRSQMIQNTCNFQTQMEEALQVTEALAFTHCAINPILYAFIGKKFRNHFLMSLVKRGLVSRMVLSRYGLGSPSSSGNSRMTSITL, from the coding sequence TGGAACACATCAGATCTGAATGACAACGAAAGCTACATAGGTGAGGACTTCTCACCCTGTCACATGGTATCTGGCAAAGACAGCACCGGTGTGGCAGTGGTCTACCTGGTTGTGTTCTTCCTGGGTCTGCTGGGGAACAGCGTGGTGATCTACGTGGTGTGCCTGATGGAGAACCGCCGGACGTCCACCGACATCTTCCTGATGCACCTGGCTGTGGCCGACCTGCTCTTCTCGCTCACACTGCCGTTCTGGGCGGTCTACATCTACACCTCCAGCTGGGTGTTCGGCACCCACCTGTGCAAGCTGCTCTCCGGCGTGCAGGAGGCCAGCTTCTACGGCTCCGTCTTCCTGCTGGCCTGCATCAGCATCGACCGCTACATGGCCATCGTCAAGGCGACGCAGTTCGTCTGCAGCCAACGGCGGGTGGTGCGTCTGGTGTGCGGCGCGGTGTGGCTGGGTGCATGCGTGCTGGCGATGCCCGTCGTGGTGAAGCGGGAGGCGCTGTTGATGACCGGCTACGACATCATAGTGTGCTACGAGAACGTGACGGCGGAGGCGGTCGAGGCATGGCGCGTGAGCCTACGTGTGCTGCGTCACACGCTGGGCTTCTTCCTCCCCCTCACTGTCATGCTCTTCTGCTACAGCTGGACAGTAGGAACCCTCTTCCACTCACGCAACAGCCAGAAGCACAAGGCCATGCGGGTTATCCTGTGTGTGGTACTGGCGTTCCTCTTCTGCTGGCTGCCCAATAACATCACCAACTTCATTGACACACTGATGCGTAGTCAGATGATCCAGAACACATGCAACTTCCAGACTCAGATGGAGGAGGCCCTGCAGGTCACTGAGGCGTTGGCCTTCACCCACTGCGCCATAAACCCCATACTCTATGCCTTCATCGGCAAGAAGTTCCGCAACCACTTCCTGATGTCCCTGGTCAAGAGGGGTCTGGTGAGCAGAATGGTTCTCTCCAGGTACGGGCTGGGCTCCCCCAGCAGCTCGGGAAACTCACGAATGACATCTATCACACTGTAG